A region from the uncultured Methanobrevibacter sp. genome encodes:
- a CDS encoding Ig-like domain-containing protein, whose product MNSNKFIPMLGLLILLILAIGSVSASEVDSDSIIGDSDANIDLTAETAINEIDDSSIDDEVNTGGIIANDNESISDNVGSIDGVESGVGVENRLGASADNEILASTIQFTESKYSTYFNSNGNIIAGKLKAGDTLDFSGKFTDKMFIINIPLIITSTKGTAQFTNCGFSFINGSSGSSISNLKMNNSVADRPLIAASDVSDMEIYNNDLFASGRGSHPMAFSRVNRLHIYRNTLQTTGYVQGWGHPSAMVLNNAGSCNITQNTVITNDSNGIYFSGYTANTGMGAGGDAASYSNYIVNNTVSSIRPLPSSFVYAIQVMSSYNFIINNTIYNVYRGISTTGSNNQIIGNNISGIHGAYYSQTTVEQGGEAAIISGSNSIVKENIISNCLFSPDIKGAAINVNKNSLVSGNVIQNCSGMGIVLTGGNITLNGNNLNVTGYGLLAEGNIANVEMELNVIDSSDQHSIHLARTSRNDFPHDFIIQNNTLYSNAEEAIYMDDVCTNILRGNNIIIGESGSHIVDENNTHIINEKNFYNYFSLTGSFNKRVNEDDTIIFVGNFSSKGKLNINKKVIIQGVNAVFEDTTFLISEVDGLIFENINITNPNKKLSDRLWGIQISKSNNVTIKDCNISIYDPYSAFAVYVLDSNDCKVINNSLEAKGDYFTVALFSFNSTNLLIDGNSIKTIGPGETYLCNNRSCLNILVQGVTICPDGTIICPDGTTYSPGDYEVCTDGTIICPDGTTICTDGTTICADGTQICADGTMICADGTQICTDGTIICADGTQYAPGQYTTCADGSIICPDGKVICINGTIYSPEECENLTNGEIRCPDGTVLCPDGTVLCTDGSTICPDGRTICADGTIICADRYKICTNGSIICPDGTTIASGDYNNESGVITLPDNTVIYENGTVICSDGTVICPDGTGGSGLLDGVIPGTHMISGLFRTYGALFVHSSNINFINNNVNVSSTLDPFYKLNESCNTIAGVFIHYGGFNNTIANNNITLVSNDPVIYAIGIVGASSNSTAIGSKNNSFIDNNVFIKGPYHGVGIYLGNKAINSTFANSFVISAVNVHEIVNRTLVENDENVIDGNTFEIIPPHHTALTVSSASYKWNNGNKYVSITLKDINGTLIPNQSIVITVDGKNYTGVTDANGVAKIKVTISKVGAFDVVAYFNGEGNYIASTSKGKLTLTKDSTSLTSASKTYTVTTTSKTIAVTLKGGSGNVIANRKVTATVNGKTYTATTNSKGVATFKLTLKTVKTFTVSLKFAGDSYYTASTKSIKVKVTKTKTKLTVPKKTYKRTAKVKKLTATLKDQTGKVIKSKKVTFTVNGKKYTAKTNKKGVATVKVKLSRKKTYKVTVKFAGDKTYYAVKKTGKVVIK is encoded by the coding sequence AAAGTGGGGTAGGTGTGGAAAACCGTCTAGGTGCTAGCGCTGATAATGAAATTCTTGCATCTACTATACAATTTACAGAAAGCAAATATTCCACTTACTTTAATTCAAATGGAAATATCATCGCTGGAAAACTAAAAGCTGGAGACACTTTAGACTTTTCAGGAAAGTTCACAGATAAAATGTTTATAATCAATATTCCTTTGATTATAACCAGTACAAAAGGCACAGCACAGTTTACCAATTGTGGATTTAGCTTTATAAATGGTTCAAGTGGTTCAAGCATTTCCAATTTAAAAATGAACAATTCTGTTGCTGACAGACCACTTATTGCAGCATCTGATGTAAGTGATATGGAAATTTATAATAATGACCTATTTGCTTCCGGTAGGGGCTCTCATCCTATGGCCTTTTCAAGAGTAAATAGATTGCATATTTATAGAAACACTCTCCAAACCACTGGTTATGTACAGGGTTGGGGACATCCATCCGCTATGGTCTTAAATAATGCAGGGTCTTGTAATATCACACAAAATACAGTAATAACCAATGATTCAAATGGTATTTATTTCAGTGGATATACTGCAAATACTGGAATGGGTGCTGGAGGAGATGCAGCAAGTTATTCTAATTACATTGTAAATAATACAGTTTCTTCCATTAGACCTCTACCTTCATCATTTGTTTATGCTATTCAAGTGATGAGTAGTTATAATTTTATTATTAACAATACAATTTATAATGTATATAGAGGAATTTCCACTACTGGTTCCAATAATCAAATAATCGGAAATAACATATCAGGAATACATGGAGCTTATTATAGTCAGACTACAGTAGAGCAAGGTGGGGAAGCTGCAATAATTTCAGGTTCAAATTCCATAGTCAAAGAAAACATTATTAGTAACTGTCTTTTCAGTCCAGATATAAAAGGGGCTGCTATAAATGTCAATAAGAATTCTCTTGTAAGTGGTAATGTTATTCAAAATTGTTCTGGTATGGGTATCGTATTAACTGGGGGCAATATTACTCTCAATGGTAATAATTTAAATGTCACAGGATATGGGTTATTAGCTGAAGGAAACATTGCTAATGTTGAAATGGAGTTAAATGTCATAGATTCCAGTGATCAACATTCAATTCATTTGGCAAGAACTTCAAGAAATGATTTCCCTCATGACTTTATCATCCAAAACAACACTCTTTACAGTAATGCGGAAGAAGCTATTTATATGGATGATGTGTGTACAAATATATTGAGAGGTAACAATATTATCATTGGTGAGTCTGGAAGTCATATAGTTGATGAAAATAATACCCATATAATTAATGAAAAGAATTTTTATAATTATTTTTCACTTACAGGTTCATTCAATAAAAGAGTTAATGAAGATGACACTATAATATTTGTAGGTAACTTTTCAAGTAAAGGAAAATTAAATATTAATAAAAAAGTCATTATTCAAGGTGTAAATGCAGTATTTGAAGATACAACATTCCTTATTTCAGAAGTTGATGGTTTAATTTTTGAAAACATTAACATTACAAACCCTAATAAAAAACTATCTGATCGCTTATGGGGTATTCAAATAAGCAAATCTAATAATGTAACTATTAAAGATTGTAATATTTCCATTTACGATCCTTATTCAGCATTTGCAGTTTATGTATTGGATTCCAATGATTGCAAAGTAATCAATAACAGTTTAGAAGCAAAAGGTGATTACTTCACAGTAGCTTTATTCTCATTTAATTCCACCAATCTTTTGATTGATGGAAATTCCATCAAAACCATTGGTCCTGGTGAAACTTACCTTTGCAACAACAGAAGCTGTTTAAACATTTTGGTTCAAGGTGTAACAATCTGTCCAGATGGAACCATTATCTGCCCAGATGGAACAACATATAGTCCTGGCGATTATGAGGTTTGCACTGACGGCACAATCATTTGTCCGGATGGAACAACTATCTGCACTGATGGAACTACTATTTGTGCTGATGGTACTCAAATTTGTGCAGACGGAACCATGATTTGTGCTGATGGTACTCAAATCTGTACCGATGGAACCATTATCTGTGCAGATGGAACACAATATGCTCCTGGACAATACACTACCTGTGCTGATGGTTCAATAATTTGTCCAGATGGAAAAGTAATTTGTATTAATGGAACTATATATTCTCCAGAAGAATGCGAAAATCTCACAAATGGTGAAATCCGTTGCCCTGATGGCACTGTCCTTTGTCCAGACGGAACTGTTTTATGCACTGATGGATCTACTATCTGTCCTGATGGAAGAACAATTTGCGCTGATGGAACCATTATCTGTGCAGACAGGTATAAAATTTGCACTAATGGTTCAATAATTTGTCCTGATGGAACAACAATTGCTTCTGGTGATTACAATAATGAAAGTGGCGTAATTACCCTTCCAGATAATACTGTCATTTATGAAAATGGAACTGTTATTTGCTCTGACGGCACAGTAATCTGTCCTGATGGCACTGGTGGCTCAGGATTATTGGATGGAGTTATTCCAGGAACCCATATGATTTCTGGCCTATTTAGAACATATGGTGCTTTATTTGTACATTCATCTAATATCAATTTCATAAACAATAATGTTAATGTAAGCTCAACCCTTGATCCTTTCTATAAGTTAAATGAGTCTTGCAACACTATTGCAGGAGTATTCATTCATTATGGAGGATTCAACAATACTATTGCAAACAATAACATTACACTTGTTTCAAATGACCCAGTCATTTATGCTATAGGTATTGTTGGTGCAAGTTCAAACAGCACTGCAATTGGTTCTAAAAACAATTCCTTCATTGACAATAATGTTTTCATCAAAGGACCATACCATGGTGTTGGAATCTATTTAGGAAATAAAGCGATCAATTCAACATTTGCAAACAGTTTTGTAATCTCTGCAGTCAATGTGCATGAAATCGTAAACCGCACCCTTGTGGAAAATGATGAGAACGTTATTGATGGAAATACATTTGAGATAATCCCTCCTCATCATACTGCTTTAACTGTTTCAAGTGCTTCATATAAATGGAATAATGGAAATAAATACGTTTCAATTACCCTTAAGGACATTAATGGTACATTGATTCCTAACCAAAGCATAGTTATAACAGTTGATGGCAAGAATTACACTGGCGTTACTGATGCAAATGGTGTAGCTAAAATCAAGGTTACAATAAGCAAAGTTGGTGCTTTTGACGTTGTTGCATACTTCAATGGCGAAGGAAACTACATTGCTTCAACCAGCAAAGGAAAACTCACTTTAACCAAAGACAGCACAAGCTTGACTTCAGCTAGCAAGACTTATACAGTCACTACCACTTCAAAAACCATCGCAGTGACCTTAAAGGGTGGAAGTGGAAATGTAATTGCAAATAGAAAAGTCACAGCAACAGTAAATGGAAAGACCTACACTGCAACAACCAATTCAAAAGGTGTAGCTACTTTCAAATTGACTTTAAAAACAGTAAAAACTTTTACTGTATCACTTAAGTTTGCAGGAGACAGCTATTACACAGCTAGCACCAAATCCATAAAAGTTAAGGTAACCAAAACAAAAACCAAATTGACTGTTCCTAAAAAGACCTATAAAAGGACTGCAAAAGTCAAGAAATTAACTGCAACCTTAAAGGATCAAACAGGAAAGGTCATCAAATCCAAAAAGGTTACTTTCACTGTCAACGGCAAGAAATACACTGCAAAAACCAATAAGAAAGGTGTAGCTACTGTAAAGGTTAAACTCTCTAGAAAGAAAACCTATAAGGTTACAGTTAAATTTGCTGGTGACAAGACTTACTATGCAGTTAAAAAGACAGGTAAAGTTGTAATAAAATAG
- a CDS encoding MotA/TolQ/ExbB proton channel family protein, protein MINIGNALIFADEAAFQGSNNGLFAFFSNTNGTGFPILDSSLTAITQALQIPVIILLIAFLVFAVYTLGKLLSEHLSRKKVPVSLIKEMIYSIYDAESAEDIKNVVNNADIQKSQKKILSVLAESEHLGKKSRETLARRLIDNEEDKIAQNLNKTDIVTKIGPTLGLMGTLIPMGPGLAALGTGDVTTLASAITIAFNTTVIGIGAGAIAYFASKLRRRWFGEYLANLDALMDAILDNIDKRDERLK, encoded by the coding sequence ATGATAAATATTGGAAATGCTTTGATTTTTGCAGATGAAGCTGCCTTTCAGGGATCAAATAATGGCTTGTTTGCATTTTTCTCAAATACTAATGGTACTGGATTTCCTATACTGGATAGTTCATTGACTGCTATTACTCAGGCATTACAGATACCTGTAATCATTCTTTTAATAGCATTTTTAGTATTCGCTGTATATACTTTAGGAAAGCTTCTATCAGAACACCTTTCTCGTAAGAAAGTACCTGTTAGTTTAATCAAAGAAATGATTTACTCAATCTATGATGCGGAGTCTGCTGAAGATATTAAAAATGTGGTTAATAATGCAGATATTCAAAAGTCTCAAAAGAAGATCTTATCTGTACTGGCAGAGTCAGAGCATCTTGGTAAAAAGTCAAGGGAAACCCTAGCTCGTAGATTGATAGATAATGAAGAGGATAAGATTGCACAGAACCTCAACAAGACTGACATTGTCACTAAGATTGGTCCAACCCTTGGATTGATGGGTACTTTAATCCCTATGGGTCCAGGTCTTGCAGCATTAGGTACCGGTGATGTAACCACACTTGCAAGTGCGATTACAATTGCATTCAATACAACAGTTATTGGTATTGGAGCTGGTGCTATTGCATACTTTGCATCTAAATTAAGACGTAGATGGTTTGGTGAATACCTTGCTAACTTGGATGCATTGATGGATGCGATTTTAGATAATATTGACAAGAGAGATGAGAGACTTAAATAG
- a CDS encoding DUF2149 domain-containing protein, whose protein sequence is MARRRGKGRFDSEEEDPMAGTANLVDAMLVIAVGLLVFLVLAWNMQSVLFNDQLTQEQKEKVMEAMNQEVTEVQEGQILNETPDTSNQTGQGYTEMGKVYKDPSTGKLIMVQNKTN, encoded by the coding sequence ATGGCTCGTCGTCGAGGAAAAGGACGTTTTGACAGTGAGGAAGAAGACCCTATGGCAGGAACAGCTAACCTTGTAGATGCAATGTTGGTTATAGCTGTAGGCTTGCTTGTATTCTTAGTGCTTGCTTGGAATATGCAAAGCGTTTTATTCAATGACCAATTGACTCAGGAACAGAAGGAAAAGGTCATGGAAGCCATGAATCAGGAAGTGACTGAGGTTCAAGAGGGACAGATATTAAATGAAACTCCAGATACAAGCAATCAGACTGGACAAGGCTATACTGAGATGGGTAAGGTTTATAAGGATCCATCTACGGGTAAGTTGATTATGGTTCAGAATAAGACTAATTAA
- a CDS encoding aminotransferase class I/II-fold pyridoxal phosphate-dependent enzyme, which yields MNQKLEKELQKELEELENNDLTRTVDDLRFISSTKAIDKNNKEYLVFGTNNYLGLTHHPQVIKASMEANEYGTGSTGSRLTTGASFEARELENNISEFKNVESTLIFNTGYMTNLGVIYALTKENDVIFSDQLNHASIIDGTRISKAKVRVYKHKDTKDLENLILDEIESNNDGNLFIVSDGVFSMDGDIAPLPELVEIANKYSCTLIIDEAHATGVIGKTGKGTVEYYKDKTGIDLTESVDLQIGTLSKALASEGGFVCGKQVYIDYLINKSRPFIFSTALSPATIASANAALNLLKENSEEYLSNLNENTGLMRKLLNDSGLNVVDGETPIIPIIIGPADLANRFSKKLEKEGILVSSIRPPSVPKDMSRLRLTVIATHTKEEIEYIAQKIIELWNDLNNR from the coding sequence ATGAATCAAAAACTTGAAAAGGAACTTCAAAAAGAATTGGAAGAACTTGAAAACAATGATCTTACAAGAACAGTAGATGATTTAAGATTTATTAGCTCAACTAAAGCAATTGACAAGAATAATAAGGAATATCTTGTCTTTGGAACCAATAATTACTTAGGATTAACCCATCATCCACAAGTCATTAAGGCATCAATGGAAGCTAATGAATATGGAACCGGTTCAACTGGTTCAAGACTAACTACAGGGGCTTCTTTTGAGGCAAGAGAGCTTGAAAACAATATCTCAGAGTTTAAAAACGTTGAATCTACACTTATTTTTAATACAGGATATATGACTAATCTAGGAGTAATTTATGCTCTTACAAAAGAAAATGATGTCATATTCTCTGATCAATTGAATCATGCAAGCATTATAGATGGAACAAGAATCTCTAAAGCTAAAGTCAGAGTCTACAAACATAAGGATACAAAAGACCTTGAGAATCTTATTTTAGATGAGATTGAATCAAATAATGATGGAAATCTCTTTATTGTAAGCGATGGAGTATTCAGCATGGACGGAGACATTGCTCCGCTTCCAGAGCTTGTAGAAATAGCTAATAAATACAGCTGCACTCTTATAATCGATGAGGCACATGCAACTGGAGTAATCGGTAAAACTGGAAAAGGAACAGTTGAATACTATAAGGACAAGACTGGAATTGACTTAACTGAATCTGTTGATTTGCAAATAGGAACCTTAAGCAAGGCACTTGCATCAGAAGGAGGATTCGTTTGTGGAAAGCAAGTCTACATAGATTATCTTATAAACAAATCAAGACCTTTCATATTCTCAACAGCACTTTCTCCAGCTACAATAGCTAGTGCAAATGCTGCCTTAAACTTATTGAAAGAGAATAGTGAAGAATATTTATCCAATTTAAATGAAAATACAGGCCTTATGAGAAAACTCCTTAATGATTCAGGATTAAATGTGGTGGATGGAGAAACACCAATCATACCAATCATCATAGGCCCTGCTGATTTGGCAAACAGGTTCTCTAAGAAGCTAGAAAAAGAGGGAATTTTAGTATCATCCATCAGACCACCATCAGTTCCTAAAGATATGAGCAGATTAAGATTAACTGTTATAGCTACCCATACAAAAGAAGAAATAGAATACATCGCTCAAAAAATAATTGAACTTTGGAATGACCTAAATAATAGATAA
- a CDS encoding 6-carboxyhexanoate--CoA ligase, whose product MLYNIKMRSSKGGPHEKGGKHISGAERILREDEIEDEIIRMYQRALNHEKGSVDFINIKIQKVNEEDIVYIPQLSIKEFDVKSKEEGLELAKELLKESDVEEIAIENGIDSLLKLQDSMHGAILIDKDNGNRLDDRGSRGVRATGMGFADNFEYDKIDKINPANDVNEEDIPGIHFNEALVLASKVTSCKGIIAELCWSDDPNYLTGYISNETTYNRISLMKDKGNTIGGRIFFVDTNLLDDDYTLDDLIDYLEKQVVLIE is encoded by the coding sequence ATGTTGTACAATATAAAAATGCGTTCTTCAAAAGGTGGCCCTCATGAAAAGGGAGGAAAACATATATCCGGTGCTGAACGTATTTTAAGAGAGGATGAGATTGAGGATGAAATAATCAGAATGTATCAAAGGGCTCTAAATCATGAAAAAGGCAGTGTAGACTTTATCAATATAAAAATTCAAAAAGTGAATGAAGAAGACATTGTTTACATTCCTCAATTATCAATAAAGGAATTTGATGTGAAATCAAAAGAGGAAGGATTGGAATTAGCTAAAGAACTTCTTAAAGAAAGCGATGTGGAAGAAATAGCTATTGAAAATGGAATTGACTCTCTCTTAAAGCTTCAAGACAGCATGCATGGAGCAATACTCATAGATAAGGATAATGGAAATAGACTGGATGATAGAGGCTCAAGAGGCGTTAGAGCTACAGGAATGGGTTTTGCAGATAATTTTGAATATGATAAGATTGATAAGATCAATCCTGCAAATGATGTCAATGAAGAGGACATTCCTGGAATACACTTTAATGAGGCATTGGTTCTTGCTTCAAAGGTTACAAGCTGCAAGGGAATAATAGCTGAACTATGCTGGTCTGATGATCCAAACTATCTAACAGGATACATCTCTAATGAAACAACTTATAACAGAATATCTCTCATGAAAGATAAAGGAAATACAATAGGGGGAAGAATCTTCTTTGTGGATACAAACCTATTGGATGATGATTATACATTGGATGATTTAATAGATTACTTGGAAAAACAAGTCGTTTTAATTGAATAA
- the dnaJ gene encoding molecular chaperone DnaJ has translation MAEKRDYYEVLGVDKTADEKEIKKAYRKLARKYHPDVVEDDKKEEATEKFKEISEAYAVLSDEEKRQRYDQFGHAGMEGFSNEDIFRNVNFEDIFQGFGGGGIEDIFDLFGFGTGRSRSRSTGPRRGSDIYTEVEITLEEAANGADKEVTVRHDVFCPVCEGSKAEPGSEVETCPVCGGTGQRKQIRQSLFGQVMNVVQCGECNGTGKIIKEPCHNCKGRGTIKESKTLNIKIPAGVENGNRLRVSGEGNVGDVGGGNGDLYVEIYIKRHEYFERDGANLYYEKQISFVQASLGDTVDIPTINGEVELKIPPGTQSGTTFRLRDQGMPYMRRAGKGNLYVNITVVVPQKLSKEQKKLLIQFGEISGDEIKVYKKGIFDKVKDAINNP, from the coding sequence ATGGCAGAGAAGCGTGACTATTATGAAGTTCTCGGAGTGGACAAAACCGCTGATGAGAAAGAGATTAAAAAGGCTTATCGTAAATTAGCTAGAAAATACCATCCTGACGTTGTGGAAGATGATAAGAAAGAGGAAGCTACTGAAAAATTCAAGGAAATCAGTGAAGCTTATGCTGTTTTATCTGATGAAGAGAAAAGACAAAGATATGACCAATTCGGTCATGCAGGTATGGAAGGCTTCTCTAACGAGGATATCTTTAGAAATGTAAACTTTGAAGACATCTTCCAAGGATTTGGAGGAGGCGGAATAGAAGACATCTTCGACTTATTCGGATTTGGTACTGGAAGATCAAGGTCTCGCAGTACAGGTCCAAGAAGAGGAAGCGACATCTACACTGAAGTCGAAATCACCTTAGAGGAAGCAGCTAATGGTGCTGATAAGGAAGTCACTGTAAGACACGATGTATTCTGCCCAGTCTGTGAAGGTTCAAAAGCGGAACCTGGAAGTGAAGTTGAAACCTGTCCTGTCTGTGGAGGTACCGGTCAAAGAAAACAAATCAGACAAAGCCTATTTGGACAAGTGATGAATGTAGTGCAATGTGGCGAATGTAATGGTACCGGTAAAATCATCAAGGAGCCATGTCACAACTGTAAAGGTAGAGGAACCATTAAGGAAAGCAAAACCCTTAACATCAAAATCCCAGCAGGTGTTGAAAATGGAAACCGCTTAAGAGTCTCCGGTGAAGGTAATGTTGGAGATGTTGGCGGTGGAAATGGAGATCTTTACGTTGAGATTTACATTAAAAGACACGAATACTTTGAAAGGGATGGTGCAAACCTCTACTATGAAAAGCAAATCAGTTTCGTCCAAGCAAGTTTAGGTGACACTGTAGACATTCCAACAATCAATGGGGAAGTCGAGCTTAAGATTCCACCTGGAACCCAAAGCGGAACCACATTCAGATTAAGGGATCAAGGTATGCCTTACATGAGACGTGCAGGAAAAGGTAACCTTTATGTAAACATTACAGTGGTTGTTCCACAAAAGCTCTCCAAAGAACAGAAAAAACTCTTGATTCAATTTGGAGAAATCAGTGGCGACGAAATTAAAGTCTATAAAAAGGGAATCTTTGACAAGGTAAAAGATGCTATAAACAATCCTTAA